One window of Candidatus Effluviviaceae Genus I sp. genomic DNA carries:
- the mscL gene encoding large conductance mechanosensitive channel protein MscL produces MLKQFKEFALRGNVVDMAVGIIIGAAFGAIVSSLVADVIMPPIGLLLGNVDFSNLFIVLKEGATQGPYASLAAAKGAGAVTLNYGVFFNAIISFLIVAFSVFLLISQMNRLK; encoded by the coding sequence ATGCTCAAGCAGTTCAAGGAGTTCGCGCTCCGCGGGAACGTCGTGGACATGGCCGTGGGCATCATCATCGGCGCGGCGTTCGGCGCCATCGTCTCGTCGCTCGTCGCCGACGTCATCATGCCCCCCATCGGTCTTCTGCTCGGCAACGTGGACTTCAGCAACCTCTTCATCGTGCTCAAGGAAGGCGCGACGCAGGGGCCGTACGCGTCGCTGGCCGCCGCGAAGGGCGCAGGAGCCGTGACCCTCAACTACGGCGTCTTCTTCAACGCCATCATCAGCTTCCTCATCGTCGCGTTCTCCGTGTTCCTCCTCATCTCACAGATGAACAGGCTCAAG